Proteins from one bacterium genomic window:
- a CDS encoding site-specific integrase, with protein sequence MAAQVKRDPLGGIPLARLTPRALESFYARLLASGCSSTTALHYHRLLHKALRDAERQDLIMRSPATEAEAPRRARVRLDVWTEAQTLLFLSDAKASSPHYPLYLFLVGTGVRIGEALGVTWRDVDLQGGTVTIAQALQRPKGGGFVLRDPKTRNGARTIALSEEVLTSLREIRARQRQDQLRRALCPAGADCRQQHCEAWHALDLVFTQVTGKPLHDNNVRLRDLYPMCKRLGLPWRRALHGFRHAHGSYLIQRGVSVKVVQERLGHATAAFTLGTYVHALRGMQGQAVAAVSAMLKEGMPA encoded by the coding sequence CGCGGGCGCTCGAGTCGTTCTATGCGCGCCTCCTCGCTTCCGGGTGTTCGTCCACGACGGCGCTGCACTACCACCGCCTACTCCACAAGGCGCTCCGGGATGCGGAGCGGCAAGACCTCATCATGCGGTCCCCGGCCACCGAGGCCGAGGCACCGCGGCGGGCTCGGGTGCGGCTCGACGTGTGGACTGAAGCGCAGACGCTCCTATTCCTTTCCGACGCGAAGGCGTCGAGCCCGCACTATCCGCTGTACCTGTTCCTCGTCGGAACTGGGGTGCGGATCGGAGAAGCCCTTGGGGTGACGTGGCGGGACGTTGACCTCCAGGGCGGGACCGTCACGATCGCGCAGGCGTTGCAGCGGCCGAAGGGCGGCGGGTTTGTCCTGCGTGACCCGAAAACTCGGAATGGGGCGCGGACCATCGCGCTATCGGAGGAAGTGCTGACCTCGCTGCGAGAGATTCGGGCCCGCCAGCGGCAGGACCAGCTCCGGCGTGCCCTCTGCCCGGCGGGGGCCGACTGTCGCCAGCAGCATTGTGAAGCGTGGCACGCGCTCGACTTGGTGTTTACGCAGGTGACCGGCAAACCGCTCCATGACAACAATGTCCGGTTGCGCGACCTCTATCCGATGTGCAAGCGGCTCGGGCTCCCGTGGCGTCGGGCGCTACACGGATTTCGTCACGCTCACGGGTCCTACCTGATTCAGCGCGGTGTGTCGGTCAAGGTGGTGCAGGAACGGCTCGGTCACGCGACCGCGGCGTTCACGCTCGGGACGTATGTTCACGCCTTGCGGGGGATGCAAGGGCAGGCGGTGGCGGCCGTATCGGCGATGCTCAAAGAAGGGATGCCGGCGTGA
- a CDS encoding YqhA family protein translates to MSHIKVFERTLWAVRYIIIVPVIAVAAAAIGVVIVTTLEAVQLVGSVQKSFGTGAAGPFGRIVPLGNVLQMVEGYLLAAILIIFALGLYELFIARIDAAGASENAPRTLIIQSVDDLKERLGRVVLLALVIEFFQQSLRLDYGKPIELLYMALGILLIGAALYLSALRSGT, encoded by the coding sequence GTGAGCCACATCAAAGTCTTCGAGCGGACCCTCTGGGCCGTCCGCTACATCATCATCGTTCCGGTCATAGCGGTCGCGGCTGCCGCCATCGGTGTCGTCATCGTGACGACCCTGGAAGCCGTGCAATTGGTCGGCTCGGTGCAGAAATCCTTTGGGACCGGCGCGGCGGGTCCCTTTGGTCGCATCGTCCCGCTTGGCAACGTATTGCAGATGGTGGAGGGCTACCTACTGGCGGCGATTCTGATTATCTTCGCGCTGGGTCTGTACGAATTGTTTATCGCCAGGATCGATGCGGCCGGCGCATCCGAAAACGCGCCACGGACGCTTATCATCCAAAGCGTCGACGATCTGAAAGAGCGTCTCGGGCGGGTCGTGCTGCTCGCCCTCGTGATTGAATTTTTTCAGCAGAGTCTCCGCCTGGACTATGGAAAGCCGATTGAACTCCTGTACATGGCTCTCGGCATCCTCCTGATCGGTGCGGCCCTGTATCTCAGCGCGCTCAGGAGCGGAACATGA
- a CDS encoding ABC transporter permease translates to MGPAATPDTALPRPRAGGRPAAGGRLGRTQYVWLALRRQPVPMAALCALAALGFGALAAHMVLPWNPNTMSTDTLQPMSAAHLLGADYLGRDVLTRMAYGIRASFLVGLSVALIAISIGLVVGLLAGYYGSWVEAVLMRTADALLILPGFFLALLVAYLFGGRFASVILLLGITGWPQIARIARAEVLSLKAAEFVESARACGASNRRIVFREILPNALPPVLAMMAILTSYGILSEASLSFLGVGDPNVISLGGMLSNGLQYATTAWWVPTFPGAAIFLLVLLLNIIGDGLSVALNPHAAQIGRRTAV, encoded by the coding sequence GTGGGCCCCGCCGCCACGCCTGACACGGCGCTGCCGCGGCCCCGCGCCGGGGGGAGGCCCGCCGCCGGCGGGCGGCTTGGACGGACGCAGTACGTGTGGCTGGCGCTGCGCCGCCAGCCCGTGCCGATGGCCGCGCTGTGCGCGCTGGCCGCGCTCGGATTCGGCGCGCTCGCGGCGCACATGGTGCTGCCGTGGAATCCGAACACGATGTCCACGGACACGCTGCAGCCGATGTCGGCGGCGCATCTTCTTGGCGCCGACTACCTCGGCCGCGACGTGCTCACGAGAATGGCCTACGGCATTCGCGCGTCGTTTCTGGTGGGGCTGTCGGTCGCGCTGATCGCGATCTCGATCGGACTGGTCGTCGGGCTGCTCGCCGGCTATTACGGCAGCTGGGTCGAGGCGGTGCTGATGCGGACGGCCGACGCGCTGCTGATCCTCCCGGGGTTCTTTCTCGCGCTGCTGGTCGCGTACTTGTTCGGCGGCCGCTTCGCGAGCGTGATCCTGCTGCTGGGCATCACAGGGTGGCCGCAGATCGCGCGGATTGCCCGCGCCGAGGTGCTGTCGCTCAAGGCGGCGGAGTTCGTGGAGAGTGCTCGGGCCTGCGGCGCTTCCAATCGCCGCATCGTGTTCCGCGAGATCCTGCCGAACGCGCTGCCGCCCGTGCTGGCGATGATGGCGATTCTGACGTCCTACGGGATCCTCAGCGAGGCCTCGCTGAGCTTCCTCGGCGTGGGCGACCCGAACGTGATCAGCCTCGGCGGGATGCTGAGCAATGGTCTGCAGTACGCCACGACGGCGTGGTGGGTGCCGACCTTCCCGGGCGCCGCGATCTTCCTGCTGGTGCTGCTGCTCAACATCATCGGCGACGGACTCAGCGTCGCCCTGAACCCGCACGCGGCGCAGATCGGCCGGCGCACGGCCGTCTGA
- a CDS encoding ABC transporter permease, with product MTHRYVAGRLVQSLVLMGVVITTAFVLIHVAPGDPVTYLYGGQAVSAQALDNIRHAWGLDRPLWAQYLAYVGNVARGNLGYSQINFQSVAAILADALPNTLLLMIPSVLLAAIGGVFLGMTAARRAGSGVDYAIGAASLVSYATPPFWLSVIFIVVFASTLHWFPTQGMATLGASTQGLARAADVAWHMVLPLGVLAWWYSASFTRLTRAAIIEESRKYYLMTARMKGLTEHKVFYKHALRNAMRSVVTVLGLQLGTMFAGAVMTEIVFAWPGTGRIIFGAILEHDYPVVLGFFMIIGSGVVLANLAVDLVYALLDPRVRYG from the coding sequence ATGACCCATCGGTACGTGGCGGGGAGGCTGGTCCAGAGCCTGGTGCTGATGGGCGTGGTGATCACCACGGCCTTCGTGCTGATTCACGTGGCGCCGGGGGATCCGGTCACCTACCTCTACGGCGGACAAGCCGTCAGCGCGCAGGCGCTCGACAACATCCGCCACGCCTGGGGGCTCGACCGTCCGCTCTGGGCGCAGTATCTCGCCTACGTGGGGAACGTCGCCCGCGGAAATCTCGGGTACTCGCAGATCAACTTTCAGTCGGTCGCCGCCATCCTCGCGGACGCCCTGCCCAATACCCTGCTGCTCATGATCCCGAGCGTGCTGCTGGCGGCGATCGGCGGCGTGTTTCTCGGGATGACGGCGGCGCGCCGGGCCGGTTCAGGCGTGGATTATGCGATCGGCGCCGCGTCGCTGGTGAGCTACGCCACGCCGCCGTTTTGGCTGAGCGTGATTTTCATCGTCGTCTTCGCGAGCACGCTGCACTGGTTCCCGACGCAGGGCATGGCGACGCTGGGGGCGTCCACCCAAGGGCTGGCGAGAGCCGCCGACGTCGCCTGGCACATGGTGCTGCCCCTCGGCGTGCTCGCCTGGTGGTACTCGGCGTCGTTCACCCGTCTCACCCGCGCGGCGATCATCGAAGAATCGCGCAAGTACTACCTCATGACCGCGCGGATGAAGGGGCTGACCGAGCACAAGGTCTTCTACAAACACGCCCTGCGCAACGCGATGCGCTCGGTGGTCACGGTCCTCGGGCTGCAGCTCGGCACAATGTTCGCCGGCGCCGTCATGACCGAGATCGTGTTTGCGTGGCCGGGCACCGGACGCATCATCTTCGGCGCGATTCTCGAACACGACTATCCGGTCGTGCTCGGCTTCTTCATGATCATCGGCAGCGGGGTGGTGCTGGCGAACCTCGCCGTGGACCTGGTGTACGCCCTGCTCGATCCCCGCGTCAGGTATGGGTGA
- a CDS encoding cysteine hydrolase, whose amino-acid sequence MLTFQGREIPESLAEIVHPQQTAVIVHDMQKDNTGAGGVYDRAGRRIDVSRILPPLVRFLDEARRRGVRVMYTQYTNLPNFGSVTDVRIRSDYQRLTDPAESWKLNALVEDTPGWATIDELKPQPGEIIIRKFRVDAFIGTPLEVVLRLHRVRTLIHTGIATEVGILPTAWHALNVGFFPVVPEDCVGPMEPQYHDDAMRFLRRLAVPTRSGEILEAWDAAVPR is encoded by the coding sequence GTGCTGACGTTTCAGGGCCGGGAGATTCCGGAGTCGCTGGCCGAGATCGTCCATCCGCAGCAGACCGCCGTGATCGTGCACGACATGCAGAAGGACAACACGGGCGCCGGCGGCGTGTACGACCGGGCCGGCCGGCGCATCGACGTGAGCCGCATTCTGCCGCCGCTGGTCCGGTTTCTCGACGAGGCGCGGCGGCGCGGCGTCCGGGTGATGTACACGCAGTACACCAACCTGCCGAACTTCGGCAGCGTCACCGACGTGCGGATCCGGTCCGACTACCAGCGCCTCACCGACCCGGCGGAGAGCTGGAAGCTCAACGCGCTCGTGGAGGACACGCCCGGCTGGGCGACGATCGACGAGTTGAAGCCCCAGCCGGGCGAGATCATCATCCGGAAGTTCCGGGTGGACGCGTTTATCGGGACGCCGCTCGAGGTGGTGCTCCGGCTGCACCGCGTCCGGACGCTCATCCACACCGGGATCGCCACCGAGGTCGGCATCCTGCCGACCGCGTGGCACGCGTTGAACGTGGGGTTCTTTCCGGTCGTGCCGGAGGACTGCGTCGGGCCGATGGAGCCGCAGTACCACGACGACGCGATGCGGTTCCTCCGCCGGCTCGCCGTCCCGACCAGGTCCGGCGAGATCCTCGAGGCTTGGGATGCCGCCGTCCCTCGATGA
- a CDS encoding ABC transporter substrate-binding protein: MSSKGGRITRRGFVRSAAAAALASTSLAWLAEHGPASGAAPKALRILQSEPVFGFNPVLESTNWPETNRLVYNGLTDYSPAGQLVPGIAKSWKVSDRADMFTFALEPGVKFTDGKELTSEDVKFTYELLVDQNVASSLGAFLSNLKTVETPDKYTAVLRFDGPNVLMLPFISPMGIIPAHLWGGSDPRTNKYLRQPVGSGPYILTEWQHGDHISFTRNPSYFRAPKPAIDQVFFKVAPDASTGLLSFLNHGLDAVLSQGIPGGPPYDQMRRIVEAKPAGMVSSEYEQNWGQYLFVNTTKPPFNNVKVRQALAHAIDKAFIVKTLLFGFGRPQESLILDTPATKWAHEPHIAPYDYSVAKANALLDEAGLPRKGGTRFPVTILATEGFRVKLSEALKEMLGAVGIAADIKAYTYGEYIGRIRRQDTAGCLWTLFISKQMDPAAICEYVNAKNAQPGGTNFSAWSNAQVSEWIQQARATTDRAKRRPVYSQIQTLVHQEVPMMPLYSANGVDLWYSYVAGVHPVDSLVGTMQSVEDARITS; encoded by the coding sequence ATGAGCAGCAAGGGGGGACGGATCACCAGACGGGGTTTTGTGCGCTCCGCGGCGGCCGCGGCGCTCGCGTCGACGTCGCTCGCGTGGCTGGCCGAGCACGGGCCGGCGTCCGGCGCGGCGCCCAAAGCGCTGCGGATCTTGCAGAGCGAGCCGGTCTTCGGATTCAATCCCGTGCTCGAGTCGACGAACTGGCCGGAGACCAACCGGCTGGTCTATAACGGGCTCACCGACTACAGTCCCGCGGGCCAGCTCGTGCCCGGCATCGCCAAGTCGTGGAAGGTGAGCGATCGGGCCGACATGTTCACCTTCGCCCTCGAGCCCGGCGTGAAATTCACCGACGGCAAAGAACTGACGTCGGAGGACGTCAAGTTCACCTATGAGCTGCTCGTCGATCAGAACGTCGCCTCGTCGCTGGGCGCCTTCTTGTCGAACCTCAAGACGGTCGAGACGCCGGACAAGTACACGGCCGTGCTTCGCTTCGACGGTCCGAACGTGCTCATGCTGCCGTTCATCTCGCCCATGGGGATCATCCCGGCGCATCTGTGGGGGGGGAGCGATCCGCGCACCAACAAGTATCTCCGCCAGCCGGTCGGCTCCGGTCCGTACATCCTCACCGAGTGGCAGCACGGTGATCACATCTCGTTCACCCGGAACCCCAGTTACTTCCGGGCGCCGAAGCCGGCCATCGATCAGGTCTTCTTCAAGGTCGCGCCCGACGCGTCGACCGGCCTGCTGTCGTTCCTCAACCACGGACTCGACGCGGTCCTCTCCCAGGGCATCCCCGGGGGGCCCCCGTACGACCAGATGCGGCGCATCGTCGAGGCGAAGCCCGCGGGGATGGTTTCGTCGGAGTACGAGCAGAACTGGGGGCAGTATCTGTTCGTCAACACGACCAAGCCGCCGTTCAACAACGTGAAGGTGCGGCAGGCGCTGGCCCACGCGATCGACAAGGCCTTCATCGTCAAGACCCTGCTGTTCGGCTTCGGCCGGCCGCAGGAGTCGCTGATCCTCGATACGCCGGCCACGAAGTGGGCCCACGAGCCCCACATCGCGCCGTACGACTACAGCGTGGCGAAGGCGAACGCGCTGCTGGACGAAGCGGGCCTGCCCCGGAAGGGCGGCACGCGCTTCCCGGTCACCATCCTCGCGACCGAGGGCTTTCGCGTCAAACTGTCCGAGGCCCTCAAGGAGATGCTGGGCGCGGTCGGCATCGCGGCGGACATCAAGGCCTATACGTACGGAGAATACATCGGCCGCATCCGGCGCCAGGACACCGCGGGTTGCCTGTGGACGCTGTTCATCTCCAAACAGATGGACCCCGCGGCGATTTGCGAGTACGTCAACGCGAAGAACGCACAGCCCGGCGGGACGAATTTCTCGGCCTGGAGCAACGCGCAGGTGAGCGAGTGGATCCAGCAGGCGCGGGCGACGACGGATCGGGCGAAGCGGCGGCCGGTGTACTCGCAGATCCAGACGCTCGTGCATCAGGAAGTGCCGATGATGCCGCTGTACAGCGCGAACGGGGTCGACCTGTGGTACAGCTACGTCGCCGGCGTGCACCCGGTCGATTCCCTGGTCGGCACGATGCAGTCCGTCGAAGACGCCCGCATCACGAGCTAG
- a CDS encoding cupin domain-containing protein: MSKVVKLTAADLPAMDLTKGMHTRYTICRETVGSEALRMGVCNHEPDMADLKWEGKSEESFYVAKGSIRLIWEGGEGDRGDVVVREGQQIYLPKGYRYILRATGEPAVNVFGIGGTSTSLEPIVGPERAQQLKDAAARATRE; the protein is encoded by the coding sequence ATGTCAAAAGTCGTCAAGCTGACCGCCGCCGACCTCCCGGCGATGGATCTTACGAAGGGCATGCACACGCGATACACCATCTGCCGGGAAACCGTCGGCAGCGAGGCCCTCCGGATGGGCGTCTGCAATCATGAGCCGGACATGGCCGACCTGAAGTGGGAAGGCAAGAGCGAAGAGTCGTTTTACGTGGCGAAGGGCAGCATCCGGCTCATCTGGGAGGGCGGCGAAGGGGACCGCGGCGACGTCGTCGTCCGCGAAGGGCAGCAGATCTACCTCCCCAAGGGGTATCGCTACATCCTCCGCGCCACCGGCGAACCCGCGGTCAACGTGTTCGGCATCGGGGGAACGTCCACCAGTCTCGAGCCCATCGTCGGTCCGGAGCGCGCGCAGCAGCTCAAGGATGCCGCGGCCCGCGCAACACGCGAGTAG
- a CDS encoding 2-hydroxymuconate tautomerase, with product MPIVRVEMYEGRSMDQKRELARDLTAVVARVTGNPADAVHVIIEEIKRENWAIGGVLQPDRQAQKR from the coding sequence ATGCCGATCGTCAGGGTCGAGATGTACGAGGGACGCTCCATGGATCAGAAACGGGAGCTGGCGCGCGATCTGACCGCGGTCGTGGCGCGGGTGACGGGGAACCCGGCCGACGCGGTGCATGTCATCATCGAGGAGATCAAGCGGGAGAACTGGGCCATCGGCGGGGTGTTGCAGCCCGACCGGCAGGCGCAGAAACGGTGA
- a CDS encoding LLM class flavin-dependent oxidoreductase, producing MALALGVLLNAEYPVGELVELARLSEDLGYDQIWYTDIRMFRECYLGCAAIAANTRRAQIGPGVTDPYSRHPAVTASTIATLDEMSGGRALLGLGVGSTGFRELGIRAVQPVTALRESVALIRGLLRGEEITVKGKVISLNAGRLQFRPVRSHVPMYFATQGARITELAGEVADGIMIPNTVLPSAVDFFLDGIRRGAEKAGRPLAGLDIALRFEACVSDDQAEAEAVMRGRVAMRVAAGYGHWDYLERLGIALPQAFVDIAAAGDLRRAAEAAHLLPPEAVDRMVLAGDPVHVAGQLTSAMRPGITRVIVRPHAPRGRSVGDVLRRFVTDVVPRVAAAVH from the coding sequence ATGGCGTTGGCGTTGGGCGTCCTCCTGAACGCCGAGTACCCGGTCGGTGAGCTGGTTGAGCTGGCCCGGCTGAGCGAGGACCTCGGGTACGACCAGATCTGGTACACCGACATCCGGATGTTCCGCGAATGTTATCTTGGATGCGCCGCGATCGCGGCGAACACCCGTCGCGCGCAGATCGGCCCCGGCGTCACAGACCCGTATTCGCGGCACCCCGCCGTCACGGCCTCGACGATCGCCACGCTCGACGAGATGAGCGGCGGGCGCGCGCTGCTGGGCCTGGGCGTCGGCAGCACGGGGTTCCGGGAATTGGGCATTCGCGCCGTGCAGCCGGTGACGGCGCTGCGGGAGTCCGTCGCCCTCATCCGCGGCCTCCTCCGCGGCGAAGAAATCACCGTCAAGGGGAAGGTCATCTCGTTGAACGCCGGGCGGCTGCAGTTCCGTCCGGTCCGCAGCCACGTGCCGATGTATTTCGCCACGCAGGGCGCGCGCATCACCGAGCTGGCCGGCGAAGTGGCCGACGGCATCATGATCCCAAACACGGTGCTCCCGTCCGCGGTTGACTTTTTCCTCGACGGCATCAGACGCGGCGCGGAGAAGGCCGGACGGCCCCTCGCCGGGCTGGACATCGCCCTTCGCTTCGAAGCCTGCGTCAGCGACGATCAGGCCGAGGCGGAGGCCGTGATGCGGGGGCGCGTCGCGATGCGGGTGGCAGCCGGATACGGGCACTGGGATTATCTCGAGCGGCTCGGCATCGCGCTGCCTCAGGCGTTTGTCGACATCGCCGCCGCGGGGGATCTGCGGCGGGCGGCGGAGGCGGCGCATCTGCTGCCCCCGGAGGCGGTGGACCGGATGGTCTTGGCCGGCGATCCGGTCCATGTCGCGGGACAGCTCACCTCCGCGATGCGGCCCGGCATCACCCGGGTGATCGTGCGTCCGCACGCGCCGCGCGGCCGGTCCGTCGGCGACGTCCTGCGGCGGTTTGTCACCGACGTCGTGCCGCGCGTGGCGGCGGCAGTTCACTGA
- a CDS encoding GGDEF domain-containing protein: MVAAWAPIVLITTWLLVEGAVCRRIAIITYYLAVVVPPAVLWTVRGPAAALATLGPTGALLLTSAAVSIVLAELARQREKSVESLAAQEVLERMAHTDALTELPNRRSLMAELNRETAVATRFGLPLAVIEFDLDHFKDVNDVYGHQTGDRVLVALARHVRRRLRATDVVGRMGGEEFLILAPGNSIAEAARLAEEICESLRERPMAGDRAWITASFGVAVYESGDTADAILVRADAALYEAKRGGGNRVAATNRGAADARQATSPSRLS; encoded by the coding sequence GTGGTTGCGGCGTGGGCACCCATCGTCCTCATCACGACGTGGCTTCTCGTCGAGGGGGCGGTTTGTCGCCGGATCGCGATTATCACATATTACCTGGCCGTGGTCGTTCCGCCGGCCGTCTTATGGACCGTCCGAGGCCCCGCAGCCGCGCTGGCCACGCTCGGCCCAACAGGGGCACTTTTGCTCACCAGCGCCGCCGTGAGCATTGTTCTCGCAGAGCTGGCTCGGCAGCGGGAAAAGTCCGTGGAATCCCTGGCCGCCCAGGAGGTTCTCGAGAGGATGGCCCACACGGACGCGCTGACCGAACTTCCAAACCGGCGCAGTCTGATGGCGGAACTCAATCGGGAGACCGCGGTGGCAACACGATTTGGATTACCCCTCGCTGTGATCGAGTTCGACCTCGACCACTTCAAGGACGTCAACGATGTGTACGGTCATCAGACCGGGGACCGGGTCCTGGTTGCTCTGGCCCGTCATGTGCGGCGTCGCCTGCGCGCGACCGATGTCGTGGGTCGGATGGGCGGAGAGGAGTTTCTGATCCTCGCTCCAGGCAACAGCATTGCGGAAGCGGCGCGTCTTGCCGAAGAGATCTGTGAGTCGCTTCGCGAGCGTCCCATGGCGGGCGACCGGGCATGGATCACCGCGAGCTTCGGCGTCGCCGTCTATGAATCCGGGGACACCGCCGACGCGATCCTTGTTCGGGCCGACGCCGCCCTGTACGAGGCCAAGCGCGGCGGCGGAAACCGGGTGGCGGCGACGAACCGGGGGGCGGCTGATGCGCGCCAGGCGACGTCGCCTAGTCGTCTGTCTTGA